A portion of the Gigantopelta aegis isolate Gae_Host chromosome 10, Gae_host_genome, whole genome shotgun sequence genome contains these proteins:
- the LOC121384392 gene encoding choline transporter-like protein 2 has product MVVAYFGFMYGNPKLLLSPADSNGRVCGVGDQKNKSFLMYLDVVMCGRTRANIFFTKCPSPQVCVKKCPQKHYVYTQDLVSQNKDNLICKHGTNMSKTVQKLVHDGDCAAYYFISQSIMRRCFPAKKLLGPIQGDSIVVQTDSGPRTVESSSENISSQSFLAAMHNLRYFIKVSEYGEKITADVIATWWIILTVLVLCSLVSMLWIFLMRWLAGLMTWLMIIACLAIFGVSSGYSFYLYTKTRGSGSFYTIYLPMLTWNIEKDKLFLGIGITAGIIFVIVLLIVLVLCQRIRLAVQLLKEASKAVGSMKFSLMWPFLPFILQLGFIAFWLVLTVYLATVSAVKKENEHVALSNGSVNLKAEKLFDMACAYGQNEGDNVCSAIVDYGVQYATALQVYNLALAIWLVNFVVAFGQMTLAGTFGLYYWAPSKPKILPAFPVLLSFGRTVRYHLGTVAFGSFIITLVKLIRLLLEYLDGRLKGTENAVAQFILKCMKCCFWCLEKFLKFINKNAYIMCAIYGKNFCASAKKAFFLIMRNVVRVVVVDNVADFLLFLAKLVIVAAAGVASYFFFEGRIPFLKNYVPSLHFYFVPTVIVILGSYVVASCFFSVYEMAVKTLFLCFLQDLEINDGSPERPHFMSKNLMKILGKKNLRDVQAPLTAL; this is encoded by the exons ATGGTGGTTGCATACTTTG GTTTCATGTACGGCAACCCGAAATTGCTACTCAGTCCAGCAGATTCGAATGGTCGTGTCTGTGGCGTGGGAGATCAaaa AAACAAGAGCTTCCTGATGTACTTGGATGTGGTAATGTGTGGTCGAACGAGAGCGAACATCTTCTTCACCAAGTGCCCTTCTCCACAG gtgTGTGTGAAGAAATGTCCCCAGAAACATTACGTCTACACTCAAGACCTTGTTTCCCAGAACAAAgacaacttgatctgtaaacaCGGCACAAACATGTCAAAG aCTGTTCAAAAACTGGTGCACGATGGCGACTGTGCGGCATACTACTTCATAAGCCAGTCCA TCATGCGAAGATGCTTCCCTGCCAAGAAGCTGCTGGGTCCGATCCAGGGAGACTCTATAGTcgtacagacagacagtggaCCACGGACAGTGGAGTCCTCCTCTGAAAACATCTCTTCTCAGTCTTTCCTCGCAGCAATGCA CAATCTGCGATACTTTATAAAAGTCAGTGAGTACGGAGAGAAGATAACCGCTGACGTCATAGCAACATGGTGGATCATTCTAAC TGTGTTGGTGTTGTGCTCGCTCGTATCGATGTTGTGGATATTTCTGATGCGCTGGTTGGCTGGATTGATGACGTGGCTGATGATCATTGCCTGTCTTGCAATATTTGGTGTTT CAAGTGGATACAGTTTTTACCTGTATACAAAAACCAGAGGTTCTGGCAGCTTTTATACAATCTACTTACCCATGCTTACTTGGAACATTGAGAAGGACAAACTTTTTCTTGGAATAG GAATCACAGCTGGCATCATTTTCGTGATTGTTCTTCTCATAGTGCTCGTTCTCTGTCAGAGGATCAGACTCGCCGTTCAGCTGTTGAAGGAGGCGAGCAA GGCGGTTGGAAGTATGAAGTTCTCGCTGATGTGGCCGTTCCTTCCGTTCATCCTTCAGCTCGGCTTCATCGCATTCTGGCTCGTACTGACTGT CTATTTAGCTACAGTGAGTGCAgtcaagaaagaaaatgaacaTGTCGCATTATCGAATGGGTCTGTTAACTTGAAGGCTGAAAAGCTTTTTGATATGGCTTGTGCTTACGGACAAAAT GAAGGTGACAACGTTTGTAGTGCTATTGTTGACTATGGAGTTCA gtatGCCACAGCTCTGCAGGTTTACAATCTTGCGTTGGCAATTTGGCTTGTCAACTTTGTGGTAGCGTTTGGACAAATGACTTTAGCAGGAACGTTCGGGCTGTACTACTGGGCTCCAAGTAAACCTAAAATCCTTCCAGCATTTCCAGTGCTACTCTCGTTTGGGAGAACAGTGAG GTATCATCTTGGAACTGTCGCATTCGGGTCTTTTATTATTACGCTGGTCAAACTAATCCGCTTACTGCTCGAGTATTTGGATGGACGTCTCAAGGGAACGGAGAATGCAGTGGCTCAATTTATTCTGAA ATGTATGAAATGCTGCTTCTGGTGTTTAGAAAAGTTCCTCAAATTCATAAACAAAAACGCCTACATAATG TGTGCTATATATGGGAAAAATTTCTGTGCGTCTGCTAAGAAAGCCTTTTTCCTTATTATGAGAAACGTTGTGAG GGTTGTTGTGGTGGACAATGTTGCCgactttttgttgtttcttgccAAGCTGGTTATAGTTGCTGCAGCCG gTGTAGCATCGTATTTCTTCTTTGAAGGAAGAATCCCCTTTCTGAAAAATTACGTGCCATCCTTGCATTTTTACTTCGTACCGACTGTG ATTGTTATTCTGGGTAGCTATGTAGTCGCGTCCTGTTTCTTCAGTGTATACGAAATGGCTGTAAAGACACTCTTCCTGTGTTTTC